A region of the Polynucleobacter asymbioticus genome:
TGGTTGCTGGCGGAGAGACCTCCGGCGCATGTGTGAAAGCTTTGGGTATTGATCAAATGCAGATTGGCCAACAAATTGATCCAGGCGTACCTTGGTGTTATGCGGAGGTTCACGATAAGCCTTTGCATCTTGCGTTAAAGTCTGGAAACTTTGGCGCACCAGATTTTTTTACAAATGCCTTCTCAAAACTGTGAGAAAAATGATGATTGAGCAATTAGCAAGAGAAGAGATTTGTAGGGTGGGTAAAAGTTTATTTGATCGATCCTACGTCCATGCAACTGCAGGCAATATTAGTGTTCGTATTGAGGATGGTTTTTTAATTACACCCACAGATGCCTGTCTCGGATTTCTTGATCCTGATCGACTGGCTAAGATTGACATGCATGGGCGGCAGCTCAGTGGTGATAAGGCTAGCAAGACAATGGCCCTGCATGCCGCCATTTACAATACAGCAGGGCAATTTGATCAAGATATCTCTTGCATTATTCATACTCATAGTACGCACTGCGTAGCCTTGACTCTTGAATCCAAGACTCCAAGTAGCGACGACGAAGCATTACCCGAACTATTGCCTGCAATCACGCCATATTTTGTGATGAAAGTAGGTCACGTACCGACTATTACTTATGCAAGCCCTGGTTCAGCTAAAACGATTGAATACGTAGAGCAGGCAATTGAGGTTTACGGACAGGCTGGAACACCACTACGCGCTTGTATGTTGTCGCGCTTGGGGCCGTATGTATGGAACAGCTCACCTAGTTCAGCAATGGCTACTCTAGAAGAGTTGGAAGAAACGGCAAAACTTTTTTATCTCAAAAATACTTTAATTAAGTCACTGACGGATGTGCAGTTAAATGAATTGCGGACTGCATTTGCAGTCCGCTGGTAATTACTGAAAGTAGATTGAATTAATCTAGTTCAATCTTGGCGTAATCAACTACCTTTTTCCATCTTTGGGCATCAGCCTTAATAAACTCAGCCGACTTTGCTGCATTCATAAAGTCTACCGTAGCCCCAAGCTTGGAGAGTGAATCAGCTACATCCTTTTGAGCCACAGTCTTTTGAATACTGTTTTGTAATTTCAAAGAAATGTCTGCTGGTAAACCTTTCGGTGCAGCGATGCCAAAATAAGCTGATACCTGAAAGTTAGGAAAGCCTGCTTCTTGCA
Encoded here:
- a CDS encoding class II aldolase/adducin family protein → MIEQLAREEICRVGKSLFDRSYVHATAGNISVRIEDGFLITPTDACLGFLDPDRLAKIDMHGRQLSGDKASKTMALHAAIYNTAGQFDQDISCIIHTHSTHCVALTLESKTPSSDDEALPELLPAITPYFVMKVGHVPTITYASPGSAKTIEYVEQAIEVYGQAGTPLRACMLSRLGPYVWNSSPSSAMATLEELEETAKLFYLKNTLIKSLTDVQLNELRTAFAVRW